The following DNA comes from Caulobacter sp. X.
TCAGGTTCGAATAGGGGTCGTACCTGGCGATCACCGCCCGCTCGGACGGGATGGCCGGGTCGCCATATTCCCCGACCCACGAGGCGCCGGCCCCGATCTGGCTGTAGCGGATCATGTCGAACAAGGGCACCTGCACGACCACGGCGTTATAGAGCTCGGGCCGCTGGGTCAGGGCCACGCCCATTAGCAGGCCGCCGTTGCTGCCGCCCATGATGCCCAGCCGCCGGGGCGAGGTGATCTTGCGGGCGATCAGGTCCTGCGAGACGGCGAAGAAGTCGTCATAGACCTTCTGGCGGTTGGCCTTCAGGCCCGCCTCGTGCCAGGCCGGGCCGAACTCGCCGCCGCCGCGGATGTTGGCGACCACATAGGTCCCCCCGCGCTCCAGCCACAGCTTGCCCATGACGCCCGAATAGCCGGGGGTCAGCGGCACCTGGAATCCGCCATAGGCGTAGAGCAGGGTGGGGGCCTGGCCGTCGTACTTCACGCCCTTGGGCCGCACGACGAAGTAGGGGATCTTCACGCCGTCCGACGACGTCGCCTCGAACTGCTCGACCACGTGGGTGGAGGCGTCGAAGCGGGCCGGCGAGGCCTTGACCTGTTCCAGCTTGCCCGTGGCGGCGTCGGCCAGCCAATAGGTGGTCGGGGTCAGATAGCCGGTGACGGTGAAGAAGATACGGTCGTCCTTGTCCGAGGCCGAGCCCAGGCCGATGCTGGAATTGGCCGGCAGGTCGAGCTTTTGCGAGGTCCAGCCCTGGGCGCCGTGGGTGAAGACCAGGGCCGCGCCCTTGACGTTGTCCAGCAGGCCGACGACCAGCTTGTTCCGCGTGGTCGTCACGGACTCCACGGACTGGCGCGCGGTCGGGCGCATCACCAGGGTGGCGGTCGCCTTGTCAGGCGCGGCCTTCAGCTTGGCCAGGTCGAAGCTGATCAGGTCGCCGGTCTTGAAGCCCTTGGCCGGCCAGTCCTGCTCCATCAGCACGACCATCTGGCCGTCGACATAGCCCTGGATCGAGCTCTTCAGCGGCAGGTCCAGCTTCACGGGCTGGGGGCCGCCCAGCAGGTAGGTCTCGGCCTCGAAGAAGCTGATCCCGCGGCCGGCCATCACCGCCACGGCCTTGCCGTCGGCGTCGCGGAGCACGAAGGGATTGACCGAGACGTCGGTCTCGGTCCCGCGAAACACCTCGGTCGCCTGATCCAGAGCCTGGCCGCGCTTCAGGGTCTTCAGCACGTAAGCGTAGCCCGACTTGGTGACCTGGCCCGGCGTCCATTCGCGGCCGACCAGCAGGGTGTCCTTGTCCACCCAGGTATAGTTCTGCTTGCCCTCGGGCAGGACGAAGCCGCCGTCGACGAAGCTCTTGGTCGTGGTGTCGAACTCGCGGACGCTCACGGCGTCCTTGCCGCCGTTCGACAGGGTGACGAGGCAGCGGGTCTCCTCGGGCGGCAGACAGCTGGCGCCCTTGAACACCCAGTTGGCGTTCTCGGCCTTGGAGATGGCGTCGATGTCGAGGATGGTCTCCCAGACGGGCTCTGCGGTGCGATAGCTCTCCAGCGTCGTCTTGCGCCACAGGCCGCGAACGTGGTCGGCGTCCTGCCAGAAGTTCCGCAAGCTTCCATCGCCGGCGAACGAGACGCCCGGCACCCGGTCCTTGGCGTTCAGGATCGCCAGGGCCTTGGCCTCCAGGTCGGCGTAGCGCGCGTCGCCCTGCAGCACGCCCAGGCTGCGCGTGTTCTGGGCCTTGGCCCAATCGAGGGCGCGAGTCCCCTCGATCTCCTCCATCCACAGATAGGGATCGTTCTTGCCCAGTTCGGACAGGGGCGTGCGGGCCTCGGCGGGCTTGGCGCTGTCGGCGGCGGTCGCGGGGGTCTGGGTCATCAAGCTCGTGGTGGCGAGGAGGGCGAGGGCGATGCGCTTCATCTAGTGATCCATCAGCTGACGCGACAGGTAGGTGTAGTGCAGGGCCCAGCGGCGGGCGTTGGCCTTGGGGTCGGCGCCGTTGGCGTGGCCGCCGTCGGTGTTCTCGAAATAGAGGTGGTCGACCTTGAGGTCGTCCAGGCGCGCGGCGAACTTTCGGGCGTGGCCGGGATGGACGCGGTCGTCCTTGGTCGAGGTGGTGATGTAGGCCAGCGGGTATTTCACGCCGGCCTTCAGGTTCTGGTAGGGGCTGTACTTCTCGATCCAGGCGCGTTCGGCCGGAATGGCCGGGTCGCCGTATTCGCCGATCCACGAGGCGCCGGCCGGCAGCTGGGTGTAGCGGATCATGTCCAGCAGGGGGCTTTCGACCACCACCGCGTTCCACAGGTCGGGGCGCTCGGTCATCGCCACGCCCATCAAGAGGCCGCCGTTCGAGCGGCCATAGGCGCCGAGATGCCGGGGCGAGGTGGCCTTGTCGGCGATCAGCTTTTCGGCGACCGCGAAATAGTCGTCATAGGCCCGCTGGCGGTTGGCCTTCAGCGCCGCCTCGTGCCAGCCGGGACCGAACTCGCCGCCGCCGCGGATATTGGCGACGGCGTAGGCGCCGCCGCGCTCCAGCCACAGCTTGCCGACCAGCGGGTCATAGACCGGCAGCTTGGACAGGTTGAAGCCGCCATAGGCGTGCAGCAGGGTCGGGTTCTGGCCGTTCAGCGTCCAGTCCTTCTTGTGGACCAGGAAGTAGGGGATCTTCGTCCCGTCCTTCGAGGTCGCCGACTTCTGCTCGACGACCAGGTTGTTGGCGTCAAACAACGCGGGCAGCGCCTTCACCGTCTGGGCGGTGGTCCCGGTGGCGTCGGCCAGCTTCAGCTGGGTGGGGGTCAGGAAGCCTTCCACCGTGTAGAAGACGTCGTCGCCCTCGTCCGCGTGCGATCCCAGCGAGACGGCGGCGTTGTCGATGACCGGCAGGGGCTGAGCCGTGACCCCGAACTCGCCGCGCAGCCGCAGGCTGACCAGGCTGCCGCGCACGTTGTCGTAGACGACGGCCAGCACGCGGTGGTCGGTCACGGCGACCTGGTCGATCGACTGGCGCGGGCCGGGGGCCAGCAGCTGGCAGGGGTCACAGTCGTTGTTGATCGTGATTGCGTCGCCGGGCTTGCGGGCCTGGGCCGGAAAAAGCTTGTCGGGTGACACAGCGACCAGAGAACCGGCCGGATAGGTGAGCGGAGTCGGCGCGGTCTTCGGCGTCCACGGCTCCTCGATCTTGAGGACCAGCTTGCCGTCGATCAGCCCGCGCACCCCGACCTTTTGCGGGATCGGCAGCAGGCGCGCCGTCTGGCCGTCCCACAGATAGGTCTCGTCGTGGAAGAAGTCGGTGGCGCGGGTCAGCAGCACGACCCGGTTTCCGGCGGCGTCGCGCAGCACGTTTGGCCGCGCGGAGACATCGCCCTTCTGGCCGCGATAGACCTCGACGGCCTGGTCCAGGGCCTGACCGCGCTTCAGCGTCTTGATCACGAAGCCATAGCCGCTGTCGGTGGTCGTGCCCGGACCCCAGTCGCGGGTCAGGATCAGGGTGTCGGGATCCAGCCACTCGATGGTCTGCTTGCTCTCGGGCAGGACAAAGCCGCCGGCCGACGGGTCGACGAAGGTCTTGGTCGTCAGGTCGAACTCGCGGACCGTGACGGCGTCCTTGCCGCCGTTGGACAGGTTCACGAGGCACCGGTCGTGGGTCTTGGGCCGGCAGTCGGCGCCCTTCCAGATCCAGTTCTTGCCCTCGGCCGCGGCCAGGGCGTCCAGATCGATCACCGTCTCCCACTGGGGATCGGCAGACTTGTAGGACTCCAGGCTCGTCCGCCGCCAGACGCCGCGCACATGGGTCTGGTCCTGC
Coding sequences within:
- a CDS encoding prolyl oligopeptidase family protein, with amino-acid sequence MKRIALALLATTSLMTQTPATAADSAKPAEARTPLSELGKNDPYLWMEEIEGTRALDWAKAQNTRSLGVLQGDARYADLEAKALAILNAKDRVPGVSFAGDGSLRNFWQDADHVRGLWRKTTLESYRTAEPVWETILDIDAISKAENANWVFKGASCLPPEETRCLVTLSNGGKDAVSVREFDTTTKSFVDGGFVLPEGKQNYTWVDKDTLLVGREWTPGQVTKSGYAYVLKTLKRGQALDQATEVFRGTETDVSVNPFVLRDADGKAVAVMAGRGISFFEAETYLLGGPQPVKLDLPLKSSIQGYVDGQMVVLMEQDWPAKGFKTGDLISFDLAKLKAAPDKATATLVMRPTARQSVESVTTTRNKLVVGLLDNVKGAALVFTHGAQGWTSQKLDLPANSSIGLGSASDKDDRIFFTVTGYLTPTTYWLADAATGKLEQVKASPARFDASTHVVEQFEATSSDGVKIPYFVVRPKGVKYDGQAPTLLYAYGGFQVPLTPGYSGVMGKLWLERGGTYVVANIRGGGEFGPAWHEAGLKANRQKVYDDFFAVSQDLIARKITSPRRLGIMGGSNGGLLMGVALTQRPELYNAVVVQVPLFDMIRYSQIGAGASWVGEYGDPAIPSERAVIARYDPYSNLKAGKKYPEVFIETSTKDDRVHPAHARKAAARLMELGYPVLYYENIDGGHAASANLAETARRQALEYVYLTRRLMD